A window of Cervus elaphus chromosome 23, mCerEla1.1, whole genome shotgun sequence genomic DNA:
CACAACAGAGACAGAGAGCAGGCTTCAGGCTCACAGTTCTGGGAGGTGGCAGTATCTAGCCAGAAtctaatattattatttcatatcATTTAATCAGGCATGATTTACTTACATGGAACTTCATTGCTTTCGTTATATCTGCTTTTACACTTACATTCTGTTTGTGACAAGTGACCCTGTTTATCCCATTTAAAGTAGTGATATCCAGTTTTTCTTCtcaagtaaatttatttttatacaaaagtgagtcccttggaagaaaaacattaGGTCAATAGGAGTACAGGCAATACACAAAATATCATGATGCTATTTTGCAGGTATGGCGAACATTGTGAACAGATTGACGTTTGGAAAATTCTTCTAGAACAGAGTTTATTAAGGTTGGAATTTCCACTGGCAGGGCAGCTTCTGTCTGGGTTGCTGGGTCCCAGACCCCGCCCATCTTCATATCTTCCTGCAGAGAACCCCATCCCGAGGTTCAGAGTTATGGATCTTAACCCAGAATTAGCCTGAGGAGAGACAAGGAAAAGGTTAACCCCCTTTCCATAATAAAGCTCTGGGTTCTGGGTCTGATTCCCCCATCCAGACCACATCAGCCCAGCCAGGAGGGCAGGACCCCCCACCCTCCTTCACAGGggcaaactgaagctcagagcgTTAGGGCCGTGGTCCAGGTGATACAAGTTCAACAAGAGGACAGGGACACCCGGTTCCTCTGTGATGCTAGGAggacccctcccaccccatccactTCTCCAGGGCTGGCCACAGGAGGCCCAGGCTTCTGGGAAGGTTCCTGTTCAGCTGGCTGAACTCGAGGGATCTCTTAGGGCTGGGACTCAGAGAGGGGAGGAGCTGGCCCGAGCACACACAGCCCTACCTCAGACAGGGTTTCTGCAGTCCCGGCCGCAGGCACCCAGGCAGCACCGCTTGCAGCCCTGGCAGTCCGAGTCCTTGGAGCAGAGGTGCTGCGCGGGGCTCAGGCAGCGCAGACGGTCCTCGGGGCATCTGCCCATCTTAACTGCAACACAGGGACCGGGGGAGTCCTGCCGGTGCCCCGGCCCTGGGGCTTGGGGTCTGGCTGGAGTCAGCACGGTGGACAGGGACCCTTACCTGAGACCTTCCGCACGCACTGGAGGAAGCACGCTTGGCGACAGCACTTCATCCCTGAGGGACACTGGCTGTCGTGCAGACACTGGTCAGGCACCGAGAGGAGGCAGGGCCCGTCATCCGGTGGGCAGCCCCCAGACTTCTCTGTAAGAGAACTCCCCAGATTTTGCCGCTGGAGGCAGTTCAGAATTCAGTATAAGCGCTATCCTGGGGATCGCGCAATCTAAATTCTCCACTCCATACTTCTTTGCCCATcgtttgcaattttttttttttaaattttgaaattgacttgctgttttttatttatttttttattgacatCTAAAGTGAaatgtaacattatattagtttcaggtgttcaacatgatgatttatttttgtgtgtcttgCAGAATGATCACCACAGTGTCTCGTTAATGTCggtcaccatacatagttataattttttattttgtgatgagaactttttaatttttttcatttttttattagttggaggctaattacttcacaagatTTCAGTGgggtgatgagaacttttaagatcaatTCTTTCAGCTACATCCAAATGTGAATTGTAGCATTATTAACTGTTGTCACCAGGCTGTACCTTATATCTTCGTGACTTATTTTATATCTGGAAGTGTGTAcattttgacccccttcacccattttacTCCCACCCCTACACCCTACTTTTGGCAACAACCACCaactgttttctgtatctatgagcttgatttttttaagatgataccatacagtatttatcgttctctgtctgatttatttcatttagcataatgccctcaaggtccatccatgctgttgtAAATGGCCGGCaaggctttttttgttgttgttgttttagtttggtttgtactccaagcctcagtttgctGTCTCTGAAATGGGAAGCTAGACTGAATCCTCTCAGGGTTGGTTTGAGACTCAGATGacataaaaggcagaggaaaaaaaaaccaacgaAGTTCAAAATCTCTACCTGGGCAATTAGACCATGCCTGGTCTGGCCCCAGCCCATCTCTCTGGTGTCTTCATCTACCCTGTTTCCACTTGGCGGCTCCTGATCAGCTCCAAGCTGCTTCTCTTTGCAGGCCCTGTTTTTTGCCCCGTGTATTACTCTCAAGTTTGCATCTGCCTTCCCTAACCTTCTCTCCAAATCCAGGCTCCCTactcacagacatatacacagagacacagtcaTATACACACACCGGTGTGGTCAGAGTGTTACAGACCCAGAAGGGATGAAGGTGGAGGCATCACCTGGGTGGGGAGGCACCTTTCTGACTATCTCTGCAGCCCCAGCCTGTCCCATCTGTTGACAGGTCAGAttcagccttttattttttttgaattaattactttatttattttactttacaacattgtattggttttgccatacattgacttgaatcctccatgggtgtacatgtgttccccatcctgaacctctctcccacctgcctccccattccatccctctgggtcatcccagtggacCAGGCCTGaacatcctgtatcatgcatcaaacctagactggtgattcatttcacatatgataatttgcaTG
This region includes:
- the LOC122681879 gene encoding WAP four-disulfide core domain protein 5-like encodes the protein MRAQSILLLVAPLGLGSQLPAALGRRKGEKSGGCPPDDGPCLLSVPDQCLHDSQCPSGMKCCRQACFLQCVRKVSVKMGRCPEDRLRCLSPAQHLCSKDSDCQGCKRCCLGACGRDCRNPV